One window of Vanessa atalanta chromosome 9, ilVanAtal1.2, whole genome shotgun sequence genomic DNA carries:
- the LOC125066235 gene encoding WW domain-containing oxidoreductase, with translation MHNLDSDSEDELPPGWEEKSTEDGNVYFVNTCNNKIQWTHPRTGHKKVIPKDLPFGWTKTMDENGKPLYIQQETGNRTYVDPRLAFAKEEKKHVNDFRQRFDGSSTAFQVLHGVDLSGKYALITGCNAGIGFETAKSLARHGCNILLANRNMEATQQAIEQIVKDTKISEDNLKSIYLDLGSLNSVRKCAMAVRTVFSNHLDILILNAGVFGLSYEETEDKLDRTFQVNHLSHTYLALLLEPLLKKGSRVVFVSSESHRMASLKNVFVKQNLAHPKEQYSTLIAYNNSKLYNVITAKILSEEWKHKGIAVNSLHPGNMVYTNLPKSWWFYQMLFMIVRPFTKSLQQAAATSVYVATASELEGVTGLYFNNCFYCEESALARDKDIANEVFSISLGMIEERVGRDNIEKYVDKYCNRKENAT, from the exons ATGCACAATTTAGACTCTGACAGTGAAGACGAACTACCTCCAGGATGGGAAGAAAAATCAACCGAAGAtggaaatgtttattttgttaa tacatgtaataataaaatacagtgGACTCATCCTCGCACTGGACATAAGAAAGTTATTCCGAAAGATTTACCCTTCGGTTGGACAAAAACCATGGATGAAAACGGTAAGCCTTTGTACATACAACAAGAAACTGGAAACAGAACTTATGTAGATCCAAGATTAGCATTCGCAAAGGAGGAGAAAAAGCATGTAAATGATTTCCGCCAAAGGTTTGATGGCTCGTCCACAGCTTTTcag GTTCTTCATGGTGTGGATCTATCTGGCAAATATGCACTTATAACAGGATGCAATGCAGGCATTGGGTTTGAAACTGCAAAATCCTTGGCAAGGCATggctgtaatatattattagctaaTCGCAATATGGAAGCCACACAACAAGCAATTGAACAAATTGTCAAAGATACTAAAATATCAGAAGACAACCTTAAATCAATATACCTGGACTTGGGCTCATTGAATAGTGTAAGAAAATGTGCTATGGCTGTAAGAACAGTTTTTTCAAA TCAccttgatatattaatattgaatgcTGGTGTTTTTGGACTCTCATATGAAGAGACGGAGGATAAATTGGATAGAACATTTCAAGTAAATCATCTATCACACACATATTTAGCATTATTATTAGAACCGCTACTGAAGAAAGGGTCCAGAGTAGTGTTTGTGTCTTCAGAATCACACAG AATGGCGagcttaaaaaatgtttttgtaaaacaaaatcttGCACATCCAAAAGAACAATATAGTACATTGATAgcttataataattctaaattatataatgttattactgCAAAG ATATTAAGTGAAGAATGGAAACATAAGGGTATTGCTGTAAATTCCTTGCATCCTGGAAACATGGTTTATACAAATCTGCCAAAAAGTTGGTGGTtttatcaaatgttatttatgataGTGCGACCTTTTACCAAGTCTTTA CAACAAGCAGCTGCAACGTCTGTTTACGTCGCAACGGCATCCGAACTGGAAGGCGTTACAGgactttactttaataattgcTTTTATTGTGAAGAATCAGCTTTAGCTCGGGACAAAGATATAGCAAATGAGGTCTTCTCTATATCGCTCGGCATGATAGAAGAGAGAGTAGGTCgagataatatagaaaaatacgTTGATAAATATTGCAATCGAAAAGAGAATGcgacataa
- the LOC125066504 gene encoding synaptic vesicle glycoprotein 2C-like, which translates to MVKNTIDTVSETIENEDNAVDLDQALSVAGIGWYNIRYSLALALFLISAIIDPVGYSYLLPAAKCDLQMTDAQRGVIGSIPYIGVVATSFPWGYLVDTKGRKKTVVYSSLAAGLFGVIAAFMPDLTSFTIFKLLSAFCIACPASVPYSFIGEILPQRYRDITLSITNAMQISGSALVPLLAWAILPLDFRIDFGLYYFRPWRLLTMIYSSFFILSAILMSFGPESPKYLISQGRHDESLEVLRTIYSGNKRKPAADYPVKRLKLPEQDKQKQTFLNSLVQQTIPLLRPPYLKWFILNGTLLFGIFATLNGLYMWIPDILNRVLTGDSADLTACEVIAQRLNETSSENAQCNDSIDSMTFVINTIANFCCAFIALGFSSTVKILGKKTLLVLVYMVIGIFCVLINFVTQDTIFAILLSSLPITGLAIGPINAYAVEIFPTNLRGMAIGLTMMVGRSGSIVGTNVAGLLINAICELTFYIFGGMLILCGLLSLLLPRSRIEPRPAKNMPL; encoded by the exons ATGGTGAAAAATACAATTGACACAGTTTCTGAAACAATAGAAAATGAGGATAATGCAGTGGATTTGGATCAAGCACTTTCTGTAGCCG gcATTGGCTGGTATAACATACGATACAGTTTGGCCTTAGCCCTCTTCCTTATATCTGCGATTATAGATCCGGTCGGCTATTCGTATTTGCTCCCAGCCGCCAAATGTGATCTACAGATGACAGACGCGCAGCGTGGAGTCATCGGCTCTATCCCATATATTG GTGTAGTTGCTACTTCATTTCCATGGGGATATCTTGTAGATACTAAAGGAAGAAAAAAGACAGTTGTATATAGCTCACTAGCAGCCGGTTTATTTGGTGTGATCGCTGCTTTTATGCCTGATCTCACTAGTTTTACGATTTTCAAACTTCTCTCAGCTTTTTG TATAGCATGTCCAGCCTCAGTGCCGTATTCTTTTATTGGGGAAATTTTACCTCAAAGATACAGAGATATTACACTATCAATAACAAATGCCATGCAGATATCGGGATCGGCTTTGGTGCcat tactAGCATGGGCAATACTACCACTCGATTTCAGAATTGACTTTGGTTTATACTATTTCCGACCCTGGAGGCTACTTACGATGATATATTCAAGCTTTTTTATCTTAAGTGCAATACTTATGTCGTTTGGCCCGGAGAGTCCGAAGTACCTCATTTCACAAGGCAGACATGACGAATCATTGGAAGTATTAAGAACTATATACTCTGGAAACAAAAGAAAACCCGCAGCTGATTATccg gtGAAAAGGTTGAAATTACCCGAACAGGACAAACAAAAGCAAACTTTTCTCAATTCATTAGTACAACAAACAATACCGTTGCTCAGACCGCCCTATTTGAAGTGGTTTATACTAAATGGCACTTTATTGTTCGGAATATTTGCCAC tctAAATGGCCTGTACATGTGGATACCAGATATCCTTAACAGAGTACTCACCGGAGACAGTGCCGATCTTACCGCCTGCGAAGTAATTGCTCAACGGCTTAATGAG ACATCTTCAGAAAACGCACAATGTAACGATTCCATTGATTCTATGACATTTGTGATTAACACAATTGCCAATTTTTGTTGCGCCTTCATTGCTCTCGGATTCAGTAGCACTGTAAAAATTCTGGGAAAGAAAACATTACTGGTCCTAGTTTATATGGTGATAGGAATATTCTGTGTACTTATAAATTTCGTTACACAAGACACAATATTTGCGATATTACTGTCGTCGTTACCTATCACTGGGCTTGCAATAGGCCCAATAAATGCTTATGCTGTTGAAATATTTCCAACTAATTTAAG GGGTATGGCTATTGGTCTTACGATGATGGTTGGTAGATCGGGTTCCATTGTGGGTACGAATGTTGCTGGCCTCCTGATTAACGCCATCTGCGAGCTAACTTTCTACATCTTTGGAGGGATGTTAATAC tttgtgGCCTACTTTCGCTGTTGCTACCGAGGTCACGGATAGAACCTAGACCAGCCAAAAATATGCCTTTATAA